ATGTGGAATTGTTGGATGGTTCTATCTTTGACAATGACATTGCACCAACGCCCATTGATATCAATCGCTGGAATCTACAAAATGCTTTTGTTGATATTAAACTGAATGAGTGGGGTGGGGACCCTGCCTATTTCCGTTATGGTCGACAGGAATTGCTTTATGGTGCGCAGCGGCTCGTCTCTCCTCTGGACTGGTCAAACACGCGACGCAACTTTGAAGGCTTTAAATATTTTCACCATTCTGATTCCTTGCATATCGATGCATTTGTGACGAACCCTGTAAATAGTGCTGCAGGAAATGGTCCCTTTACCGAGCTCGACAGCGGAAGAGATAAGCCGGATACCTCGGTCACATTCAGCGGAGTCTATCTCACATTTCTATCAGACTCACCACAGTTGCTAGATCTTTATTACCTCTGGTTGCGCGATGAAACAGTAACTCCAAATCGTCCTGATGGTTCGCGGCATACCATCGGAACCAGATTTAGAACCACGTCTGAAATTCAGAATGAGTACTGTGAAGTTAGCCGAATCTGGGAATTCGAAACAGAAACCGCCTACCAGTTTGGAAACGACAACGGTCAAAGAGTGTCTGCAGGATTCTTTACTTCGGTGTTAGGGCATACATGGAAAACACTCCCCTGGCAGCCACGTTTGAGCGGACTCTTCTACTGGGGGTCAGGTAACCAGAATCCCAATGGAGGCACCAACAACACCTTCAATACGCTCTTTCCATTAGGACATGCCTATTGGGGGATTATCGATAATCTCTCGGGACAGAACCTCTATGATTACAGCTTGCAGATGAATTTGAAACCAGCCAAAAAAATCGACTTCGTGGGCGCGTTCCACTGGTTTGAAAAAGCGACCTCCAACGATTTTCTTTATAACGTAGCTGGTGCTCCTGTCGGAACATTGGGTGGAAGTCGGGATATCGGTCAGGAACTCGACATGATCGCGACTTATACTTTTAACCCAAACTTCAATATTCAAGCCGGGTATTCCTGGTTCTGGTATGGATCTTTTGTGGGTACGAACATTCCGCCACGAAATACGGCAACACAGTTTTATGTGCAGACCACTTTGAGATTTTAGGATGCGAACCTTCAAAGTGAATCACTCAATGTGAATGGATCAATGTTCGATTATTTTAATTGTTCATCGATCCAGTTCGCCATTTTTTCTACCTCTTCATGAATGGTCGGCCAGGGGTGGCCACCCCCTTCTTTAACGATTAACGTGACGGGGACATTGGCCTTCTCCAGTGCGGCGACCATGGTTCGAGATTGCTGAATGGGAACCATAAAATCGGCTGTTCCATGAATGAAGAGAAAGGGAGGTAATCCTGGTTTCACAAGTCTGGCGGGCGAAAAGGCTGTCCGCAATTCATCAAGCTTATCTTCGGCGATGGTCTCAGAGCCTTTGGGTGTAATCAGCCGCCGAATGGAATTTGCGAGTGGGTCGTTGCCCCGAATGTCGATTTTCAAGCCACCATAATTCATCAGATCGGTGGGCGGGAAAAAGACACCCACTGCTTTCACACGGGTTTTTGCTTGTGGATCATAGGCGGAGACTGCCGCCATACATGCCAGATGCCCTCCTGCTGAAGCTCCCAGTAATGCCAGCTTATCGGGATTGATTTGGTATTCTTTGGCATGCTCTTTGACCCAGAGAATGCCTCGATTCAGATTCTCCAGCATTTCAGGACCATTGAATTTTTTGATCGACCCGGGTCGCACAGCAAAGACCGTGTACCCTCGACTGCAAAAAATATCGAACATTTTGGCCCGCTTGTGGTCCCGGATTTTCCCGCGATCAGAATGGTAGGCGCCCGATGCCACATCAACAATGGCTAATCCGTTAGGCTGACTTTGAGGGGTGAAAATATCCAATAAGAGACCCACGCCATGTACTTCCGCATACACTACATTTTTTTGTTGTTGGTAGGGAAGGTTAGATGCCTCATATGCCGTAACCGTTTTGACGGAAAGGGTTAAGAGGAACAGGCAAATAAGAGAAAATCTACAGCCAGTCTGCGGAGTCAACATGATGTCACACCTGATCTTAGGTTGAAATCGGCAAAAAAACGATACGAATCGGAATTCATTAAAAAAAATCACAAGCCTGGTAGTATCTTAACGAATAGTTTTTATGAACTGAAATAAAAAAGGAAAGCGACATGATCATAGTAGGCTTTGATCATGAATTCTTACCAGAAAACTCTCGCAATTGTTTCAAAAATCCATCTAAAATAGGAACAGAGGCACATTTCTTCAGGGACGCCCGTCATGAGTCGAATAAATAAAAATCGAAATCTATCCCGGCGTGATTTCATGCAGCTTTCTGCATTAGGAGTTCTCGGTACAGGGATGTCCGGCTGGTTACAACGTCTGGCGGCGGAAACAGCCGATGATCCGCAGAGAAAGCGTGCCTGCATCCTGCTTTGGATGTCGGGGGGTCCCAGTCAGTGTGATACGTTTGACTTAAAGCCCGAGCATGAAAACGGGGGACCGTTCAAACCCATTGATACCGATGTGCCGGGCATTCAAATTTCGGAGCACCTGCCCAAATTGGCGAGCGTGATGAAACACCTGGTTCCCATTCGCTCGATGAGTACCAAAGAGGGGGACCATACCCGTGCGACTTATTTACTGCGCACCGGTTATTTGCCTTCCGGTCCTCTCAGCTATCCCACGATGGGATCACTGTTGAGTAAAGAGTTGGGCGCTTCCCATTCGGAGCTACCCAATTTTGTCAGCATTGCCCCGAACAGCACATTGAGTCCGAATGCCTATGGGCCCGGTTTTCTGGGACCGCAATATGCGCCTCTGGTCGTGGGGGAAGGGACCGGCCTGATCCAAACAGATGACCAAAATGTAGACACCGCTTTGAAAGTGAAGAATCTGGCCTTGCCGCAGGGAATCACACGCAAGCAGGCTGACAGCCGATTATCGATCCTGAAAGATCTGGAAGATGATTTTATTGCCACGCATCCGGGCATTCCCACAAACAGCCATCGCAGTGCTTACGAAGCAGCTGTAAGGATGATGCGTTCCAAAGCTATTGAAGCGTTTCAACTTGATCAGGAATCGGACACGCTGCGAGATGCCTACGGCCGGAATCGGTTTGGTCAAGGCTGCCTTTTGGCACGGCGCTTAATCCAGCAGGGAGTTCCCTTTGTTGAAGTTTCATTAAATGGAGTGCAGGGAACGAATGCCTTTGGTTGGGATACCCATCAGCAAAACTTTGAAGCGGTCAAAAGTTTAAGTGAAGTCCTGGACCCTGCCTGGGGAACATTAATGACCGATCTCGAACAACGGGGACTTTTAGATTCAACGTTGATTGTCTGGATGGGTGAATTCGGGCGTACCCCGAAAATCAATCAGAACACAGGCCGCGATCATTTCCCAGCCGCCTGGACCACCGTATTGGGTGGGGGCGGCATTCGCGGCGGACAAGTCATCGGAAAAACAAGCGAAGACGGCATGAAAGTCACCGATCAACCCGTTGCAGTTCCCGATTTGATGGCGACCATATGTAAGGCACTGGGCGTTGATCCGGAAAAACAGAATATGTCCAACATCGGGCGGCCCATTCCTCTCGCCGATCATGGTGCTAAGCCGATTGAGCAGATATTGAAAAGCTAAATCAAAAGACGCTGTAAATCACAATTTGAATTGCCAGCGCCAGACAAGCCCAGATTTTCAGATTCTGATACCAGTGGGTCGCATTCTCCGGTGTCGTTGTTTCCCGTGGTAACTGTAAGACCCACAATAAAACAGCAACCAGCGTTCCGATAAAGAGCAATCTTACGCACCACAGCGGAACCTGAAGTACAAGGTCGCGAATCAAATTACCAATGTGATGTAAGGGCGTCATGCTTGCCTCTTTTGTGATTTGGTTCCGAAGACCAGGCCTTCAATTTTTTCTGCCGGCTCTGGCTTCGTTAAGAAACTGATAATGACAATCAGAGAGAAAGCGACCACAAAAGCCCAGATCGAGAAATAGAGGAATGGTTCTGAAATCTGGAACAGAGGGTCGATCCCCAGTGAGGTATAGACGACCTCATGGTTCAGTGTGAATAAGGTAATCGAAAAACAGACGCCGACCACGAAGCCGACAAAGGCGGCAATTCCCGTCGCCCGTTTCCATAAGAGGCCTGTGAGTAAAATGGCAAAGGCGGGTCCCTGGAAGAACGCCATCAAAGTCTGGAAAATTGTGTAAATACCCTCGCTTCGCGTCATCAGAAAGAAGGAAAAGCCAATGGCCCAGAGCACGAGAATGAACGTAACGATCCGTCCAATTTTCAGTAAGGATTCATCACTGGCATCTTTGCGAAAAAAACGTTTGTAAAAGTCGTTGGTGACAATTGTTGATGCCGAATTCAGATAGGAATCGATGCTGGACATCAACGCTGCCAGAAACGCTGCCAGAAATAACCCCTTCAAACCGATGGGGAGCAAATGTGAAATGAGTTCAGGAAACGCCTGATCTCCGTCGGTCAGCTCAGGAAATTTCACAAACGCAATGAGGCCCGGTACGGCTACGACGACCGGTATCAGGTTCTTTAATAACGCGCCCCACACATAAGCGGCTTTGGCATCAAATTCCGTTTTTGCGCCCAATGATCTCTGCACAATGGCCTGATTACCAATCCAGTAAGCGGGGCTCAAAATCAAAGCCAGTCCGAAGAAGATCCCCGTCCAGGGGAAGGGTGTATCCGCGTCGGCAGGTAAAATCAAAGAAGTATGTAGTTCATCTTGTGCGGCATCAAGTGTTTGCTCTTCAGCAGCAACTTCTGCTTGTTTCGCTCTTTGGACTTGTTCCTGCTTTTTAATCTCCGCATGGAATTGCTCAACTCCTCCGATGTCAATGATGCCTAAGACCAGCACCAGTAAACAACCACCAATCATGATGACGCATTGAATCATGTCGGTATAGACGACGGCTGCTAAACCACCGGAAATCGTATAAACGCCCACCAGCAATGCGGTCAGATAGATACAGTAGTTTTTGTCGATTTCGAGGAGGGGATGCATCATTTCTGCGGAAGCGAGTAACATGATGCCCAGGTTGCAGGCCATGAACAATAGCCAGCAAACCGCCAACGCAGAGCGAACGGCGACATTAAATCGACGTTCCATATATTCGGGAATCGTATAAACACCACTCCGCCAGAAGAAGGGAATGAAAATAAACGCCCCGATGATCATAGCCGGTACACAGCCGATCCACTCGAAATTACCAACGGCCAGCCCATGCGAAAAAGCAGCACCTCCGGTTCCCACAATATCAACGGCACCGATGTCGGTTGCCACCAATGACATGCCAATTGCCCACCAGGGAAGTCGTCGTCCAGCCAGAAAGTAATCGGCACCGGTCTTGATTTTAGAACCGATATAAAGTCCCAGGGCCAACGTCCCAACCAGATAAGCTACAATGACGGCATAATCGAGGGATGCCAAAGTCTGCATAGTTGATTCACCCTTGAATGCATCTGAGATCACGAAAGACCGAGAGATCTCTGACAGAAAATAACCAGAACGTCAGAGAGAATTTTCCCTACGATACAATCAATGAATCAATAAATCGACTCTTCCCGTCTCGAAATCAAGCCAGACACACTTTTCAGCGATGAGAATGCTACGCATATTCAGATATGGACAATCATTTTTTCTTTTCGATCAGAATCATTTTTATTTGCGGGATCAGCAGATCAGCCACCATTTTCTGACCTGCTGTATTGGGATGCACGCCATCCAAAAGGAGATCGTGGGCGGAATGTCCTTCCGCTTTTGCGTAGTTTTCAAAGGCAGCATAGACATCGATCAACGGTACCTTTTCCTCCTTCGCAATAGTTCTGACGATCGCCGCATACGATTTGAGAAACACGTTAAATCCATCAGGATCGTCGGGATCATAGGGCGGCTTGCCATAGAGTGTTTTCATTTTTTCGTTCCATCGCATCGAATTGGGTGTCATCAGAATCACTTCAATATTTTTATTTCGAAGTTGTTTGATGAGAGATCGCAGGTTGGCTTCGTACTTTGCTTTTGAGACACGCGACTGCTTTGCCGGTGGTGTTCGCCAGACATCAACAGAGGAATCATTGATACCATACTGAATGACCACCAGATCAGGTTGGTGCCGCAATACATCATTTTCGAAACGGGCCATCGCCTGTGAAGTCGTGTTTCCCCCTATTCCGGAATTGATCACATTGACGGGAAAACCCAACTGCGGAAGTTCTTTCGCAAGAATCTTAGAATAGACAACCAGCGGACCGCGCGTCGCCGTTGTGGAATCACCGAATGTGACGATGGTGAATTGTTCTGTCGGCTCTTTCTCTGCTGCCTGCAGCGAAGGATAAAGCAGGCTACCTATAATCAGTGAGAAGCAGAGTATGAAAGATACAGCACGATAAAACATGGATAACAGTCCTGTCTGTGATGCAATAATATTGAGTTGTCTAACATGCCAGGCAAGCAACTTCTTAAAACAGAGCGGCGATGCCACGTTCACGGCGACAGCTGGAGAGTTGCGCCAGATGAAAGCCGACATGGCTGGTTAGTATATGCGCCAGCAGTTGCCCGTTCGTTTCAATGGCTGTGCCGTGCAACAGTTCGACCTGATGAGGTTGTGCCATTGCTGCTGCATCCGCGTTGGCTGCCAATGTTCTCAATGTTTCGTAAGCACTTGTATTCGCATTGATCAGCGATTCACACGTCAAGCTTGTGTCCGGCTCAACTTCATCACTCGATCCGGGGCCAAACTGGGGAGCCCATTTAGGATGCGTCAAGCTCCCTCCCAGGAAAGTTTGTCCCATTTCACCAACAATCGCGAGGTGACCCAGAATCCAGACCGGAGGATGTCCATGCCCTTGCCCCGGAGTGAAGAGACACTCCTCAGGCAGATCCGCCATCATGGTTGCGAGCAGATCCAAGAGGAACTGGTTGAGTGTGATTTCATTTTCAAACACTTATTGAATCTCCATAAGTGATAAGAAATTATCCGTCAATATTTCACTGAATGTTAAAAAATGGATCCATTCTAATCACAGTCGATTGAGTGGATTCCGATTTGTATCACTTATCTTGTAAAGGATTCATTTTGGTGAATCAAGTTAAAGTTCAGGGATGGGATCTTCGTCCTTGATATCGACTTCTTCCCAGTTCGCTTTCCCGTTTTCATAACGCAGGATGCGATGTTTACTGCCGGGAGCAGGTTTCTCGTTGATAGTAGGTAGCCAGGCGCGATGTTCTTTGATTAACGCAGCGAACTTGGGATCGTTACTGAGATTCTTCCATTCATTCGGGTCCTGTTTCATGTCGTAGAATTCTTCCGTACCATCAGCATAACGGATGTAGCGATAATTCTCGGAGCGCACTGCCGTATTATTACGATTATGTGAGGTAATGGCGGGCCACTTGCGGGGTGTGTTTGCGTCTTTTAATTGAGGAACCAATGAGTGGCCTTCCAATCCCGCTTTGGGAGGTAACTTACATA
The Gimesia aquarii DNA segment above includes these coding regions:
- a CDS encoding DUF1501 domain-containing protein; this encodes MSRINKNRNLSRRDFMQLSALGVLGTGMSGWLQRLAAETADDPQRKRACILLWMSGGPSQCDTFDLKPEHENGGPFKPIDTDVPGIQISEHLPKLASVMKHLVPIRSMSTKEGDHTRATYLLRTGYLPSGPLSYPTMGSLLSKELGASHSELPNFVSIAPNSTLSPNAYGPGFLGPQYAPLVVGEGTGLIQTDDQNVDTALKVKNLALPQGITRKQADSRLSILKDLEDDFIATHPGIPTNSHRSAYEAAVRMMRSKAIEAFQLDQESDTLRDAYGRNRFGQGCLLARRLIQQGVPFVEVSLNGVQGTNAFGWDTHQQNFEAVKSLSEVLDPAWGTLMTDLEQRGLLDSTLIVWMGEFGRTPKINQNTGRDHFPAAWTTVLGGGGIRGGQVIGKTSEDGMKVTDQPVAVPDLMATICKALGVDPEKQNMSNIGRPIPLADHGAKPIEQILKS
- a CDS encoding SLC5 family protein, translated to MQTLASLDYAVIVAYLVGTLALGLYIGSKIKTGADYFLAGRRLPWWAIGMSLVATDIGAVDIVGTGGAAFSHGLAVGNFEWIGCVPAMIIGAFIFIPFFWRSGVYTIPEYMERRFNVAVRSALAVCWLLFMACNLGIMLLASAEMMHPLLEIDKNYCIYLTALLVGVYTISGGLAAVVYTDMIQCVIMIGGCLLVLVLGIIDIGGVEQFHAEIKKQEQVQRAKQAEVAAEEQTLDAAQDELHTSLILPADADTPFPWTGIFFGLALILSPAYWIGNQAIVQRSLGAKTEFDAKAAYVWGALLKNLIPVVVAVPGLIAFVKFPELTDGDQAFPELISHLLPIGLKGLFLAAFLAALMSSIDSYLNSASTIVTNDFYKRFFRKDASDESLLKIGRIVTFILVLWAIGFSFFLMTRSEGIYTIFQTLMAFFQGPAFAILLTGLLWKRATGIAAFVGFVVGVCFSITLFTLNHEVVYTSLGIDPLFQISEPFLYFSIWAFVVAFSLIVIISFLTKPEPAEKIEGLVFGTKSQKRQA
- a CDS encoding alginate export family protein — translated: MRPSVILSLSLITLSVTKGTVSAEPVQAELPPSPNAQAKYDGIDAEIKEPEEVFQPVSQEEPKVDVTETEEEIIENDPLPPKPATNPYKALFFDNTFEAYINNPSSPPLLGERLKMMCFGDECAPHIVSVGGEIRHRWMHEQNRLRPGGPALTDYNLWRWRQYVDLHLNETLRFYVELLDGSIFDNDIAPTPIDINRWNLQNAFVDIKLNEWGGDPAYFRYGRQELLYGAQRLVSPLDWSNTRRNFEGFKYFHHSDSLHIDAFVTNPVNSAAGNGPFTELDSGRDKPDTSVTFSGVYLTFLSDSPQLLDLYYLWLRDETVTPNRPDGSRHTIGTRFRTTSEIQNEYCEVSRIWEFETETAYQFGNDNGQRVSAGFFTSVLGHTWKTLPWQPRLSGLFYWGSGNQNPNGGTNNTFNTLFPLGHAYWGIIDNLSGQNLYDYSLQMNLKPAKKIDFVGAFHWFEKATSNDFLYNVAGAPVGTLGGSRDIGQELDMIATYTFNPNFNIQAGYSWFWYGSFVGTNIPPRNTATQFYVQTTLRF
- a CDS encoding DinB family protein, which produces MFENEITLNQFLLDLLATMMADLPEECLFTPGQGHGHPPVWILGHLAIVGEMGQTFLGGSLTHPKWAPQFGPGSSDEVEPDTSLTCESLINANTSAYETLRTLAANADAAAMAQPHQVELLHGTAIETNGQLLAHILTSHVGFHLAQLSSCRRERGIAALF
- a CDS encoding SGNH/GDSL hydrolase family protein — translated: MFYRAVSFILCFSLIIGSLLYPSLQAAEKEPTEQFTIVTFGDSTTATRGPLVVYSKILAKELPQLGFPVNVINSGIGGNTTSQAMARFENDVLRHQPDLVVIQYGINDSSVDVWRTPPAKQSRVSKAKYEANLRSLIKQLRNKNIEVILMTPNSMRWNEKMKTLYGKPPYDPDDPDGFNVFLKSYAAIVRTIAKEEKVPLIDVYAAFENYAKAEGHSAHDLLLDGVHPNTAGQKMVADLLIPQIKMILIEKKK
- a CDS encoding alpha/beta hydrolase; this encodes MLTPQTGCRFSLICLFLLTLSVKTVTAYEASNLPYQQQKNVVYAEVHGVGLLLDIFTPQSQPNGLAIVDVASGAYHSDRGKIRDHKRAKMFDIFCSRGYTVFAVRPGSIKKFNGPEMLENLNRGILWVKEHAKEYQINPDKLALLGASAGGHLACMAAVSAYDPQAKTRVKAVGVFFPPTDLMNYGGLKIDIRGNDPLANSIRRLITPKGSETIAEDKLDELRTAFSPARLVKPGLPPFLFIHGTADFMVPIQQSRTMVAALEKANVPVTLIVKEGGGHPWPTIHEEVEKMANWIDEQLK